The following proteins are co-located in the Anser cygnoides isolate HZ-2024a breed goose chromosome 2, Taihu_goose_T2T_genome, whole genome shotgun sequence genome:
- the PPP4R1 gene encoding serine/threonine-protein phosphatase 4 regulatory subunit 1 isoform X15, whose amino-acid sequence MQALDFVSQDEMLTPLGRLDKYAASENIFNRQMVARSLLDTLKEVSDDERDCIAVLERISRLADDSEPTVRAELMEQVPHIAMFCQENRPSIPYAFSKYLLPIVVRYLADQNNQVRKTSQAALLVLLEQELIERYDVETKVCPVLIDLTAPDSNDDVKTEAVAIMCKMASMVGKDITERLVLPRFCEMCCDCRMFHVRKVCAANFGDICSVVGQQATEEMLLPRFFQLCSDNVWGVRKACAECFMAVSCATSQEVRRTKLSTLFINLISDPSRWVRQAAFQSLGPFISTFANPSSSGQYFKEEDGKNPEDHGSSQENSEQIRTVEDVTAEDEHNRTEDLPSRVDNDGFARKLENATEDQNAVSNNSQRESDFQTESPFHCTSSSEPCGEMADENERSSHRCTAGLREAGLSSQETSLSEQELYNSFHFWRTPLPEIDIDFELQQTSEIILDREIQELTMPVSPNIPMATRKELEEMIENLEPHIDDPDVKAQVEVLSAALRASSLDPQEETMASTGKGTDSQTELTINDQQNFKPILGDIVPLIGDTVENMDSTLHYIHNDSDLSTNSSFSPEEERKSKVQDVVPQALLDQYLSMTDPSRAQTVDTEIAKHCAYSLPGVALTLGRQNWHCLKDTYETLASDMQWKVRRTLAFSIHELAVILGDQLTAGDLVPVFNGFLKDLDEVRIGVLKHLHDFLKLLHLDKRREYLYQLQEFLVTDNSRNWRFRAELAEQLILLLDLYSARDIYDYLRPIAFSLCADKVSSVRWISYKLVSEMVKKLYMASTSTFVVDLMNELVEKFCRCRKWSGRQTFVFICQTISEDDCLPMDQFAVHLLPHLLHLASDRVPNVRVLLAKTLKQTLLEKEYFLNSANSHQEAVEQTIMALQMDDDSDVKYFASIHPASTKIADDAMSTASSTY is encoded by the exons AGCCTACAGTGCGGGCAGAACTGATGGAACAGGTGCCTCATATTGCTATGTTTTGTCAAGAAAATAGACCTTCGATCCCATATGCTTTTTCCAAATACTTGCTACCTATTGTGGTACGGTACCTTGCAGACCAGAATAACCAG GTAAGAAAAACAAGCCAGGCAGCACTGTTAGTTCTGTTGGAACAAGAACTCATAGAGAGATATGATGTGGAGACCAAAGTATGCCCTGTTCTGATAGATCTGACAGCTCCAGACAGCAATGATGATGTGAAGACGGAAGCCGTGGCT ATAATGTGCAAAATGGCCTCCATGGTGGGAAAAGACATCACGGAAAGACTTGTTCTTCCTAGGTTTTGTGAGATGTGCTGTGACTGCAGAATGTTTCATGTTCGTAAG GTATGTGCAGCCAACTTTGGAGATATCTGCAGTGTGGTTGGGCAGCAAGCCACTGAAGAAATGCTG TTGCCAAggtttttccagctctgctctgatAACGTGTGGGGAGTTCGAAAAGCCTGTGCTGAATGCTTCATGGCCGTTTCTTGTGCAACATCACAGGAAGTCCGACGGACAAAGTTGTCAAccctttttattaatttgattAGTGATCCTTCACGATGG GTCCGTCAAGCTGCTTTTCAGTCTCTGGGGCCTTTCATATCAACTTTTGCTAATCCATCCAGCAGTGGtcagtattttaaagaagaagatGGTAAAAACCCAGAGGATCATGGTTCTTCACAGGAAAACAG TGAACAAATCAGAACCGTGGAAGATGTCACAGCAGAGGATGAGCACAACAGAACAGAGGATCTGCCTTCACGTGTTGATAATGATGGTTTTgcaagaaaacttgaaaatgcCACGGAAGATCAAAATGCAGTGTCAAATAACTCCCAGAGGGAAAGTGATTTCCAGACTGAGTCACCCTTTCATTGCACTTCATCTTCAGAACCTTGTGGGGAAATGGCTGACGAGAACGAGCGAAGTTCTCATCGCTGTACAGCAGGACTGCGGGAGGCTGGGCTAAGTTCACAGGAAACCTCTCTTTCAGAGCAGGAATTGTACAACTCCTTTCATTTCTGGAGGACTCCACTTCCTGAAATAGATATTGACTTTGAGCTTCAGCAGACTTCTGAGATAATACTCGATAGAGAAATTCAGGAACTCACAATGCCAGTGTCTCCAAACATTCCTATGGCAACAAGGAAAGAGCTGGAAGAAATGATAGAAAATTTGGAACCCCACATAGACGATCCAGATGTAAAAG CACAAGTGGAGGTGTTGTCTGCTGCACTCAGAGCATCCAGTTTGGATCCTCAGGAAGAGACGATGGCCAGCACCGGCAAGGGAACAGACTCACAGACTGAGCTAACCATCAATGACCAACAAAACTTTAAACCTATACTGGGTGATATCGTGCCTTTAATTGGTGACACTGTTGAG aatatgGATTCCACACTTCACTATATCCATAATGATTCGGATTTGAGCACCAACAGTAGTTTCAGccctgaagaagaaagaaaatccaaagtCCAG GATGTTGTACCTCAGGCCTTGCTGGATCAGTATTTATCAATGACCGATCCGTCTCGCGCACAAACAGTTGATACTGAGATCGCCAAACACTGTGCCTACAGCCTGCCAGGCGTGGCACTTACATTAGGCAGACAGAATTGGCACTGCTTGAAAGATACCTATGAGACTCTGGCTTCTGACATGCAG tggaaagTTCGGCGGACGCTAGCATTTTCTATCCATGAACTTGCCGTCATCCTTGGAGACCAACTTACAGCTGGAGATTTAGTTCCTGTATTCAATGGCTTTTTAAAAGACCTAGATGAAGTCAGGATAGGTGTGCTTAAACACTTGCATGACTTTCTGAAG CTTCTTCATCTCGACAAAAGACGAGAATATCTTTATCAGCTCCAGGAATTCCTAGTGACTGATAACAGCAGGAACTGGCGTTTCCGTGCAGAGCTGGCTGA ACAGCTGATCTTGCTTCTAGATCTGTACAGTGCCAGAGACATCTATGACTACTTGCGACCTATCGCTTTCAGCCTCTGTGCAGATAAAGTGTCTTCTGTCCGTTGGATTTCTTACAAGCTG GTTAGTGAAATGGTAAAGAAGTTGTACATGGCTTCAACATCAACCTTTGTGGTAGACCTCATGAATGAACTTGTTGAAAAGTTCTGTAGATGCCGCAAATGGTCTGGTCGGCAAACTTTTGTCTTCATCTGCCAG ACTATCAGTGAAGATGACTGCCTGCCCATGGACCAGTTTGCCGTGCATCTGTTGCCACACTTGCTACACTTGGCATCTGACAGGGTTCCAAATGTTCGAGTCCTGCTTGCAAAAACATTAAAGCAAACGCTTTTAGAGAAAG aatattttctaaattctgCCAACTCTCATCAAGAGGCCGTGGAGCAAACAATTATGGCGCTTCAAATGGATGACGACAGTGATGTCAAGTATTTTGCAAGCATACACCCTGCCAGTACCAAAATTGCAGATGATGCTATGAGCACTGCTTCATCAACTTATTAA
- the PPP4R1 gene encoding serine/threonine-protein phosphatase 4 regulatory subunit 1 isoform X13, whose amino-acid sequence MASAWAACGEEGAGSPSGASLDFVSQDEMLTPLGRLDKYAASENIFNRQMVARSLLDTLKEVSDDERDCIAVLERISRLADDSEPTVRAELMEQVPHIAMFCQENRPSIPYAFSKYLLPIVVRYLADQNNQVRKTSQAALLVLLEQELIERYDVETKVCPVLIDLTAPDSNDDVKTEAVAIMCKMASMVGKDITERLVLPRFCEMCCDCRMFHVRKVCAANFGDICSVVGQQATEEMLLPRFFQLCSDNVWGVRKACAECFMAVSCATSQEVRRTKLSTLFINLISDPSRWVRQAAFQSLGPFISTFANPSSSGQYFKEEDGKNPEDHGSSQENSEQIRTVEDVTAEDEHNRTEDLPSRVDNDGFARKLENATEDQNAVSNNSQRESDFQTESPFHCTSSSEPCGEMADENERSSHRCTAGLREAGLSSQETSLSEQELYNSFHFWRTPLPEIDIDFELQQTSEIILDREIQELTMPVSPNIPMATRKELEEMIENLEPHIDDPDVKAQVEVLSAALRASSLDPQEETMASTGKGTDSQTELTINDQQNFKPILGDIVPLIGDTVENMDSTLHYIHNDSDLSTNSSFSPEEERKSKVQDVVPQALLDQYLSMTDPSRAQTVDTEIAKHCAYSLPGVALTLGRQNWHCLKDTYETLASDMQWKVRRTLAFSIHELAVILGDQLTAGDLVPVFNGFLKDLDEVRIGVLKHLHDFLKLLHLDKRREYLYQLQEFLVTDNSRNWRFRAELAEQLILLLDLYSARDIYDYLRPIAFSLCADKVSSVRWISYKLVSEMVKKLYMASTSTFVVDLMNELVEKFCRCRKWSGRQTFVFICQTISEDDCLPMDQFAVHLLPHLLHLASDRVPNVRVLLAKTLKQTLLEKEYFLNSANSHQEAVEQTIMALQMDDDSDVKYFASIHPASTKIADDAMSTASSTY is encoded by the exons AGCCTACAGTGCGGGCAGAACTGATGGAACAGGTGCCTCATATTGCTATGTTTTGTCAAGAAAATAGACCTTCGATCCCATATGCTTTTTCCAAATACTTGCTACCTATTGTGGTACGGTACCTTGCAGACCAGAATAACCAG GTAAGAAAAACAAGCCAGGCAGCACTGTTAGTTCTGTTGGAACAAGAACTCATAGAGAGATATGATGTGGAGACCAAAGTATGCCCTGTTCTGATAGATCTGACAGCTCCAGACAGCAATGATGATGTGAAGACGGAAGCCGTGGCT ATAATGTGCAAAATGGCCTCCATGGTGGGAAAAGACATCACGGAAAGACTTGTTCTTCCTAGGTTTTGTGAGATGTGCTGTGACTGCAGAATGTTTCATGTTCGTAAG GTATGTGCAGCCAACTTTGGAGATATCTGCAGTGTGGTTGGGCAGCAAGCCACTGAAGAAATGCTG TTGCCAAggtttttccagctctgctctgatAACGTGTGGGGAGTTCGAAAAGCCTGTGCTGAATGCTTCATGGCCGTTTCTTGTGCAACATCACAGGAAGTCCGACGGACAAAGTTGTCAAccctttttattaatttgattAGTGATCCTTCACGATGG GTCCGTCAAGCTGCTTTTCAGTCTCTGGGGCCTTTCATATCAACTTTTGCTAATCCATCCAGCAGTGGtcagtattttaaagaagaagatGGTAAAAACCCAGAGGATCATGGTTCTTCACAGGAAAACAG TGAACAAATCAGAACCGTGGAAGATGTCACAGCAGAGGATGAGCACAACAGAACAGAGGATCTGCCTTCACGTGTTGATAATGATGGTTTTgcaagaaaacttgaaaatgcCACGGAAGATCAAAATGCAGTGTCAAATAACTCCCAGAGGGAAAGTGATTTCCAGACTGAGTCACCCTTTCATTGCACTTCATCTTCAGAACCTTGTGGGGAAATGGCTGACGAGAACGAGCGAAGTTCTCATCGCTGTACAGCAGGACTGCGGGAGGCTGGGCTAAGTTCACAGGAAACCTCTCTTTCAGAGCAGGAATTGTACAACTCCTTTCATTTCTGGAGGACTCCACTTCCTGAAATAGATATTGACTTTGAGCTTCAGCAGACTTCTGAGATAATACTCGATAGAGAAATTCAGGAACTCACAATGCCAGTGTCTCCAAACATTCCTATGGCAACAAGGAAAGAGCTGGAAGAAATGATAGAAAATTTGGAACCCCACATAGACGATCCAGATGTAAAAG CACAAGTGGAGGTGTTGTCTGCTGCACTCAGAGCATCCAGTTTGGATCCTCAGGAAGAGACGATGGCCAGCACCGGCAAGGGAACAGACTCACAGACTGAGCTAACCATCAATGACCAACAAAACTTTAAACCTATACTGGGTGATATCGTGCCTTTAATTGGTGACACTGTTGAG aatatgGATTCCACACTTCACTATATCCATAATGATTCGGATTTGAGCACCAACAGTAGTTTCAGccctgaagaagaaagaaaatccaaagtCCAG GATGTTGTACCTCAGGCCTTGCTGGATCAGTATTTATCAATGACCGATCCGTCTCGCGCACAAACAGTTGATACTGAGATCGCCAAACACTGTGCCTACAGCCTGCCAGGCGTGGCACTTACATTAGGCAGACAGAATTGGCACTGCTTGAAAGATACCTATGAGACTCTGGCTTCTGACATGCAG tggaaagTTCGGCGGACGCTAGCATTTTCTATCCATGAACTTGCCGTCATCCTTGGAGACCAACTTACAGCTGGAGATTTAGTTCCTGTATTCAATGGCTTTTTAAAAGACCTAGATGAAGTCAGGATAGGTGTGCTTAAACACTTGCATGACTTTCTGAAG CTTCTTCATCTCGACAAAAGACGAGAATATCTTTATCAGCTCCAGGAATTCCTAGTGACTGATAACAGCAGGAACTGGCGTTTCCGTGCAGAGCTGGCTGA ACAGCTGATCTTGCTTCTAGATCTGTACAGTGCCAGAGACATCTATGACTACTTGCGACCTATCGCTTTCAGCCTCTGTGCAGATAAAGTGTCTTCTGTCCGTTGGATTTCTTACAAGCTG GTTAGTGAAATGGTAAAGAAGTTGTACATGGCTTCAACATCAACCTTTGTGGTAGACCTCATGAATGAACTTGTTGAAAAGTTCTGTAGATGCCGCAAATGGTCTGGTCGGCAAACTTTTGTCTTCATCTGCCAG ACTATCAGTGAAGATGACTGCCTGCCCATGGACCAGTTTGCCGTGCATCTGTTGCCACACTTGCTACACTTGGCATCTGACAGGGTTCCAAATGTTCGAGTCCTGCTTGCAAAAACATTAAAGCAAACGCTTTTAGAGAAAG aatattttctaaattctgCCAACTCTCATCAAGAGGCCGTGGAGCAAACAATTATGGCGCTTCAAATGGATGACGACAGTGATGTCAAGTATTTTGCAAGCATACACCCTGCCAGTACCAAAATTGCAGATGATGCTATGAGCACTGCTTCATCAACTTATTAA
- the PPP4R1 gene encoding serine/threonine-protein phosphatase 4 regulatory subunit 1 isoform X12: MQVGVDDYSSESDVIIIPSALDFVSQDEMLTPLGRLDKYAASENIFNRQMVARSLLDTLKEVSDDERDCIAVLERISRLADDSEPTVRAELMEQVPHIAMFCQENRPSIPYAFSKYLLPIVVRYLADQNNQVRKTSQAALLVLLEQELIERYDVETKVCPVLIDLTAPDSNDDVKTEAVAIMCKMASMVGKDITERLVLPRFCEMCCDCRMFHVRKVCAANFGDICSVVGQQATEEMLLPRFFQLCSDNVWGVRKACAECFMAVSCATSQEVRRTKLSTLFINLISDPSRWVRQAAFQSLGPFISTFANPSSSGQYFKEEDGKNPEDHGSSQENSEQIRTVEDVTAEDEHNRTEDLPSRVDNDGFARKLENATEDQNAVSNNSQRESDFQTESPFHCTSSSEPCGEMADENERSSHRCTAGLREAGLSSQETSLSEQELYNSFHFWRTPLPEIDIDFELQQTSEIILDREIQELTMPVSPNIPMATRKELEEMIENLEPHIDDPDVKAQVEVLSAALRASSLDPQEETMASTGKGTDSQTELTINDQQNFKPILGDIVPLIGDTVENMDSTLHYIHNDSDLSTNSSFSPEEERKSKVQDVVPQALLDQYLSMTDPSRAQTVDTEIAKHCAYSLPGVALTLGRQNWHCLKDTYETLASDMQWKVRRTLAFSIHELAVILGDQLTAGDLVPVFNGFLKDLDEVRIGVLKHLHDFLKLLHLDKRREYLYQLQEFLVTDNSRNWRFRAELAEQLILLLDLYSARDIYDYLRPIAFSLCADKVSSVRWISYKLVSEMVKKLYMASTSTFVVDLMNELVEKFCRCRKWSGRQTFVFICQTISEDDCLPMDQFAVHLLPHLLHLASDRVPNVRVLLAKTLKQTLLEKEYFLNSANSHQEAVEQTIMALQMDDDSDVKYFASIHPASTKIADDAMSTASSTY, from the exons AGCCTACAGTGCGGGCAGAACTGATGGAACAGGTGCCTCATATTGCTATGTTTTGTCAAGAAAATAGACCTTCGATCCCATATGCTTTTTCCAAATACTTGCTACCTATTGTGGTACGGTACCTTGCAGACCAGAATAACCAG GTAAGAAAAACAAGCCAGGCAGCACTGTTAGTTCTGTTGGAACAAGAACTCATAGAGAGATATGATGTGGAGACCAAAGTATGCCCTGTTCTGATAGATCTGACAGCTCCAGACAGCAATGATGATGTGAAGACGGAAGCCGTGGCT ATAATGTGCAAAATGGCCTCCATGGTGGGAAAAGACATCACGGAAAGACTTGTTCTTCCTAGGTTTTGTGAGATGTGCTGTGACTGCAGAATGTTTCATGTTCGTAAG GTATGTGCAGCCAACTTTGGAGATATCTGCAGTGTGGTTGGGCAGCAAGCCACTGAAGAAATGCTG TTGCCAAggtttttccagctctgctctgatAACGTGTGGGGAGTTCGAAAAGCCTGTGCTGAATGCTTCATGGCCGTTTCTTGTGCAACATCACAGGAAGTCCGACGGACAAAGTTGTCAAccctttttattaatttgattAGTGATCCTTCACGATGG GTCCGTCAAGCTGCTTTTCAGTCTCTGGGGCCTTTCATATCAACTTTTGCTAATCCATCCAGCAGTGGtcagtattttaaagaagaagatGGTAAAAACCCAGAGGATCATGGTTCTTCACAGGAAAACAG TGAACAAATCAGAACCGTGGAAGATGTCACAGCAGAGGATGAGCACAACAGAACAGAGGATCTGCCTTCACGTGTTGATAATGATGGTTTTgcaagaaaacttgaaaatgcCACGGAAGATCAAAATGCAGTGTCAAATAACTCCCAGAGGGAAAGTGATTTCCAGACTGAGTCACCCTTTCATTGCACTTCATCTTCAGAACCTTGTGGGGAAATGGCTGACGAGAACGAGCGAAGTTCTCATCGCTGTACAGCAGGACTGCGGGAGGCTGGGCTAAGTTCACAGGAAACCTCTCTTTCAGAGCAGGAATTGTACAACTCCTTTCATTTCTGGAGGACTCCACTTCCTGAAATAGATATTGACTTTGAGCTTCAGCAGACTTCTGAGATAATACTCGATAGAGAAATTCAGGAACTCACAATGCCAGTGTCTCCAAACATTCCTATGGCAACAAGGAAAGAGCTGGAAGAAATGATAGAAAATTTGGAACCCCACATAGACGATCCAGATGTAAAAG CACAAGTGGAGGTGTTGTCTGCTGCACTCAGAGCATCCAGTTTGGATCCTCAGGAAGAGACGATGGCCAGCACCGGCAAGGGAACAGACTCACAGACTGAGCTAACCATCAATGACCAACAAAACTTTAAACCTATACTGGGTGATATCGTGCCTTTAATTGGTGACACTGTTGAG aatatgGATTCCACACTTCACTATATCCATAATGATTCGGATTTGAGCACCAACAGTAGTTTCAGccctgaagaagaaagaaaatccaaagtCCAG GATGTTGTACCTCAGGCCTTGCTGGATCAGTATTTATCAATGACCGATCCGTCTCGCGCACAAACAGTTGATACTGAGATCGCCAAACACTGTGCCTACAGCCTGCCAGGCGTGGCACTTACATTAGGCAGACAGAATTGGCACTGCTTGAAAGATACCTATGAGACTCTGGCTTCTGACATGCAG tggaaagTTCGGCGGACGCTAGCATTTTCTATCCATGAACTTGCCGTCATCCTTGGAGACCAACTTACAGCTGGAGATTTAGTTCCTGTATTCAATGGCTTTTTAAAAGACCTAGATGAAGTCAGGATAGGTGTGCTTAAACACTTGCATGACTTTCTGAAG CTTCTTCATCTCGACAAAAGACGAGAATATCTTTATCAGCTCCAGGAATTCCTAGTGACTGATAACAGCAGGAACTGGCGTTTCCGTGCAGAGCTGGCTGA ACAGCTGATCTTGCTTCTAGATCTGTACAGTGCCAGAGACATCTATGACTACTTGCGACCTATCGCTTTCAGCCTCTGTGCAGATAAAGTGTCTTCTGTCCGTTGGATTTCTTACAAGCTG GTTAGTGAAATGGTAAAGAAGTTGTACATGGCTTCAACATCAACCTTTGTGGTAGACCTCATGAATGAACTTGTTGAAAAGTTCTGTAGATGCCGCAAATGGTCTGGTCGGCAAACTTTTGTCTTCATCTGCCAG ACTATCAGTGAAGATGACTGCCTGCCCATGGACCAGTTTGCCGTGCATCTGTTGCCACACTTGCTACACTTGGCATCTGACAGGGTTCCAAATGTTCGAGTCCTGCTTGCAAAAACATTAAAGCAAACGCTTTTAGAGAAAG aatattttctaaattctgCCAACTCTCATCAAGAGGCCGTGGAGCAAACAATTATGGCGCTTCAAATGGATGACGACAGTGATGTCAAGTATTTTGCAAGCATACACCCTGCCAGTACCAAAATTGCAGATGATGCTATGAGCACTGCTTCATCAACTTATTAA